GAGCCGGTGCCGATCTGGACCTGCTGGCCGGAGGCGAGGCCGGACGTGTTACTGAGGTTGATGGTGGTGTCGCCCGCGCTGGCGGGGGCCGCCAGCCCCGAGTTGGCCAGGCCGAGCAGGTAGAAGCCGTGGCCCGCGAGCCTCGTCCCGGCCGGGACGGTCACCGTCGAGAAGATGGGCTGCTGGGCCGGGTGCTCGGTCAGGGTCCAGTTCGACAGGTCGACGGTGCTGTCGCTGGCGTTGTAGAGCTCGATGAACCCGTTGGTCGGACTGGTACTGGTGCCGGTGCGGAACTCGTTGATCTTGATCGGGCTGACGTTGCGCACCTTCTCGGCAGTGGTCTCCGATTGCCGCCCTCCTTGTCCCGGGCTCGTCCACGAGGCGTTGCCGGTCAGGTCGCCGTTGAAGGCCGCCGGTCCCGACGTGACCCGGAACGTCGCGCTCACGCTCGCACCGGGCGCGACCGGGTGCGGGAACGTCACCGACGTGTCGGTGCTGCCCGGGACGACGGAGGTCCACTGCCTGCTGGGCACCGAGATGCTCAGCTTCACGCCCACCGCGGGCGACCCCGTGGTGTTCGTGAACGTCACGGTGGACTCTTGCGAGGACCGCGGTGCGAACGTCTGGAGCCCGGGCGGAGTGGCAGTCTCCGAGGCCGGCGTCAGGCTCAGCCGCTGCACGCCGTACTGGGCGGCCACGACGTTGGCCTGAACCTTCTGGTCGGTGGCGTCGCTCGGGTATCCGGTCGTCATCACACCCTCGTAGAAGGTGCCCTGCGCACTGTTGCTGTTGTCGCCGCCGTTGCCCAAGACGATGGCCCCCTGCTTTCGCATCGGGTCATAGCTGGAGTCGACGCGCGGCCCGTCGAACATGGTCGACAGGTCACCGGTTTGCGCGTCGCCGCCCAGCGAGGCCCAGTGGTGCGGCTCGCCCTTGGCCACGGCGGTCGTGAACCGTGAGGTGATGTTCGGCAGGTCCGCGCAGAGTTTGGAGGTACTGCACGGGTTGACGCAACCCACCAGGTTGTTCTCCTGGTCGGTCATGATCCACGGGCCCGGGGGGTTCCCGTGATACCAGGCGGTGGCGTTGCCGAAGTAAGAGGTTTCCATGGTGCCGTTGCCGTCGTCGCGGCTGTCGATCTCGGCGTTGCCATAGTCGAAGCAGCAACCGTCGTTGAAGTGATGTCCGTCAAGGACCCAGTACATCCCCTCCGGCTGGTCACCGACTGCAGTCCCGGTTGGGTGGTTGTCGCGCAGGCCCATGCCTGGCGCG
The Sporichthyaceae bacterium DNA segment above includes these coding regions:
- a CDS encoding arabinofuranosidase catalytic domain-containing protein; this encodes ALPHPDPGGYADAAAQDAFCANTTCVITKIYDQSPNHNDLTQAPRGAFSGPALGGFDNLPIADMAPITISGHQAYGVFIAPGMGLRDNHPTGTAVGDQPEGMYWVLDGHHFNDGCCFDYGNAEIDSRDDGNGTMETSYFGNATAWYHGNPPGPWIMTDQENNLVGCVNPCSTSKLCADLPNITSRFTTAVAKGEPHHWASLGGDAQTGDLSTMFDGPRVDSSYDPMRKQGAIVLGNGGDNSNSAQGTFYEGVMTTGYPSDATDQKVQANVVAAQYGVQRLSLTPASETATPPGLQTFAPRSSQESTVTFTNTTGSPAVGVKLSISVPSRQWTSVVPGSTDTSVTFPHPVAPGASVSATFRVTSGPAAFNGDLTGNASWTSPGQGGRQSETTAEKVRNVSPIKINEFRTGTSTSPTNGFIELYNASDSTVDLSNWTLTEHPAQQPIFSTVTVPAGTRLAGHGFYLLGLANSGLAAPASAGDTTINLSNTSGLASGQQVQIGTGS